A genomic segment from Lates calcarifer isolate ASB-BC8 linkage group LG13, TLL_Latcal_v3, whole genome shotgun sequence encodes:
- the lrrtm4l2 gene encoding leucine-rich repeat transmembrane neuronal protein 4 — MGYCAHSGLNCSGDSNYDRSVMLDWRLSCLLLQAAALLLLSKGERMCPVSCRCEGKIVYCESGIFQDIPENITTGCQGLSLRYNNLLVLLPYQFAHLNQLIWLYLDHNSINAIDALAFHGVRRLKELILSSNKISHLHNNTFSAIPNLRNMDLSYNQLQYLQPGHFYGLRKLQNLHLRSNGLKQIFIRTFLECRSLEFLDLGYNRLRSLTRTTFLGLFKLKELHLEHNQFSRINFFIFPRLTNLQALYLQWNRIRSINQGVPWTWHKLQKLDLSGNEIQILDPAVFQCMPNLQTLNLESNKLSSVPVEAVAAWTSLTTISLAGNAWDCSPSICPLMGWLRTFRDPKDISMICSSPKSVQGERVVDVVRNHSTCVEVSNVFTTTALIVLTSAQVVNITTHPSPSSVTDLTRSESPAQRLTPSSVRPSGPDRKTTESTTMSSTSPISPEPPTSFIPELQFEHMAFHKIIAGSVALFLSVSLILLVIYVSWRRYPNTMRQLQQHSVNHKRRKKARKQEQDLNTQLQEYYLSYHSNSETMDSLVNETRPCTCTISGSIECEV, encoded by the exons ATGGGTTATTGCGCACACAGCGGGCTCAACTGTAGCGGCGACTCCAACTACGACC GTTCAGTGATGTTGGACTGGAGGTTATCATGTCTTCTTCTGCAGGCAGCTGctttgctgctgctcagcaaggGGGAGAGGATGTGCCCTGTGAGTTGTCGCTGCGAAGGAAAGATTGTTTATTGCGAGTCTGGCATCTTCCAAGACATCCCGGAAAACATCACCACGGGATGCCAGGGTCTGTCTCTGCGCTATAACAACCTGCTGGTTCTGCTGCCGTATCAGTTCGCTCATCTCAATCAGCTTATCTGGCTTTACTTGGACCACAACTCCATCAATGCAATAGATGCTCTAGCCTTCCACGGTGTGCGCAGGCTCAAGGAACTGATCCTCAGCTCCAACAAAATATCCCATCTGCACAATAACACATTCAGTGCCATACCAAACCTGCGAAATATGGACTTATCTTACAATCAGCTGCAGTATCTGCAACCAGGACATTTTTATGGACTGCGCAAGCTACAGAATCTCCACCTTCGATCTAATGGACTGAAACAAATCTTCATTCGCACGTTTCTGGAGTGCCGCAGCCTGGAGTTTCTAGATTTGGGTTATAATCGCTTACGGAGCCTCACCCGTACAACGTTCCTAGGCCTGTTCAAACTGAAAGAGCTTCATTTAGAGCACAATCAATTTTCCAGgattaatttctttattttcccaCGCCTTACCAATCTCCAAGCGCTTTACTTGCAATGGAACCGCATACGATCCATCAATCAAGGTGTGCCTTGGACCTGGCACAAGCTACAGAAATTGGACCTGTCAGGGAATGAAATCCAAATCTTGGACCCAGCTGTTTTCCAGTGTATGCCAAACTTACAGACACTCAACCTTGAATCAAACAAGCTGAGCAGCGTGCCCGTGGAAGCTGTGGCAGCGTGGACCTCCCTGACCACCATCAGCCTGGCTGGTAATGCCTGGGACTGCAGCCCCAGCATCTGCCCTCTCATGGGTTGGCTCAGAACCTTCAGAGACCCCAAAGACATTAGCATGATATGCAGCAGTCCCAAGTCAGTGCAGGGAGAAAGAGTCGTGGACGTAGTGAGAAACCACTCGACATGTGTGGAAGTGTCAAATGTGTTCACGACCACAGCTCTCATCGTTCTGACTTCAGCCCAAGTTGTGAACATCACAACTCACCCTTCTCCCTCCAGTGTTACAGACCTGACTCGTAGTGAGTCACCTGCACAAAGATTAACCCCTTCATCGGTCCGTCCTAGTGGGccagacagaaagacaacagaGTCCACAACCATGAGCTCTACCTCACCCATCTCCCCTGAACCCCCAACTTCATTTATCCCAGAGCTACAGTTTGAACATATGGCTTTCCATAAAATCATTGCAGGCAGCGTAGCCCTGTTCCTGTCAGTGTCATTGATCCTCCTGGTTATTTATGTCTCGTGGAGGCGCTACCCCAACACCAtgaggcagctgcagcagcactcAGTCAACCATAAGCGCAGGAAAAAGGCCCGCAAGCAGGAGCAGGATCTTAACACTCAGCTGCAAGAGTATTATCTGAGCTACCATTCAAACTCAGAGACCATGGACTCTTTGGTGAATGAGACAAGGCCGTGCACGTGCACAATATCAGGATCCATAGAATGTGAGGTCTGA